The genomic interval GCGATTGGGAACTGCGTTACCCTTTTCAGAACAACGGTTCATCTCCGGCATATATGCTGACCGACCGCTGGCATAGGGAAGACCCTTACAATCCCGCCAGCAGGTGGATCAGTGGTAAATACCCGGCTATCAGGAAAGATAATACCACACACGTGAACTATGCTGTAAACGATTTCTGGATCACCAATGTACGCTACATCAGGTTGAAGAACCTCGAACTGGGATACAACTTCTCCCGTGATCTGATTAAACGTGTTGGCCTTGCTGCCCTGCGTGTATATGTAAACGGAACCAACCTGTTCTCGCTCGATAATGTGAAGGAATATGAAATTGATCCCGAGATCAGCTCTGCCAACGGATTGGTATACCCGCAGCAACGGCTGTACAACTTTGGTTTTAACGTATCCTTCTAAGACTTTTTAATGCTTATTTTATGAAACGATTATATATGATTTCACTCCTGACCCTGTTACTGGCAGGCTGTATGAAAGACTGGCTGGACAGGGAGCCACGTACCATCTTATCTGACGAACAGGTATGGAATGACCCTAAACAGATCGTGGCATTGCTCGCCAACTTCTACGACAGGATACCGGCAGAAACAGGACTGGGTGATGTGAACGATGGTGCAGACGGACGATTGTTCCAGTGGCGCAATATGGCCGACTATGATGAAGCTATGTGGAGCGGGCAGTCCAACGAAGATGGCCGTAACAACATTGCATCTTATAGCTTTGGCAGATGGTATCTCTGGAACTATACCTATATCCGCGATATCAACCTGGCCCTGGAAAATATTGAGAAATACGGTGTGAGCCTCTCAGATGATGCGAAGAAGCAATATTCCGCAGAACTGCGTTTCCTCCGTGCCCTCAATTATTTTAACCTGGTAAAGAGAATGGGCGGCGTGCCACTGGTCACCAGACAGCTCATATACGACTACTCCGGCAATGTGGCTGACCTGCAACAGGCACGCGCAAAGGAATCGGAGGTCTACGACTTCATAGCTGCTGAAATAGATGCTATCAAAGATCAGCTGGGGAATGCCAGCAGTACTACCCGCGCCAATAAATACACTGCCCTGGCCCTGAAGAGCCGCGCTATGCTGTACGCAGGATCAATCGCGAAGTACAACAGCCTTATGCCGGTGCCCATTGCAACGCCTGGCGGCGAAGTAGGTATACCCGGCAGTATGGCAAATGGTTATTATCAAAAAGCCCTCGATGCGTCCAAAGAAATTATCAACAGTGGTGCTTATACATTGTACAGGAACAACCCTGATCCTGGCGAAAACTTCTTTGAAGCGGTCACTAAAAAGGCATCCAACCGGGAGGTGATCTTTGTGAAAGACTACCTGTTGCCTACCCGTAAACACTGGTTTTCGTACGATAACATCGCCCGTGGTATCAGGGAAGATAACCTGGGATCTTCTTCTGTGGTGCCCTCGCTCAACCTGGTAGAAAGCTTTGAATATAAGGATGGTTCAAATGGTGCGCTGAAAATACGTACGCCCGATAACAGCGATTATATCTACTACGACAAGCTGTCTGATATCTTCGCCAATAAAGATGCACGTTTGTATGGCACTATCATTTATCCCGGCACATCCTTCAAAAGCCTGCCCGTATCCATACAGGCCGGCGTACTGGTATGGAAGAGCGACCGTAACGCATACGATGTGATCGAAGGAAGCGACCTCGGTACCACCTATAGCGACGGTAAATTGCTGACCGGCTCCTCCGGTCCTCACCGCTCTATACAGGAAGTATCGAACACCGGATTTTACCTGAGGAAGTATATAGACCCCAACGATAAGACCAGCACCCGGGGTATTCAAAGTGATGTGTGGTGGGTATGGTTCCGTCTGGGAGAAATATACCTGAATGCAACGGAAGCCGCCTTCGAACTGGGACAGACAGGAGATGCACTGCTTTATATCAATGCGTTGCGCGAACGGGCGGGTTTTGGACCAAACAGTCTTAGCTCGTTAACAATAGACAGGATACGCAACGAGCGCAGGGTAGAACTGGCTTTTGAGGATCACCGCCTGTGGGACCTGAAACGCTGGCGCATCGCAGATAAGGTATGGAATGGCGATGCTTCTAATCCCAATGCAATGATCTATGCCTTGTACCCCTATCGCGTCGTACGTCCCGGCGATCCTGCCCGCGATGGGAAATATGTCTTCGTGAAAATGATAGCACCGCGTTTCAGGGCGCCCCGTTTCTTTCAGCTGGGGAATTATTATACCGCTATCAGCCAGTCGGTACTGAACAATAACCCGAAGATCATCAAGAACCCTTTCCAGTAACGCTTAAACATGCATGATATGAACAAAATATTGCCACTTCCTTTCATCATCATGTTGCTATGCACGATAGCAACCGGATGCAAAAAGGATAACTACGAAAAACCAGGCTCCATCCTTTCCGGTAGGGTGGTCTACAATAAAGAAGCGGTAGGCGTCCGTTCAAACGGCGTGCAACTGGAACTCTGGCAACACGGTTTCCAGTTGTTCACAAAGATCCCGGTGTATATAGCGCAGGACGGTACCTTCTCTGCTTCATTGTTTGACGGGGACTATAAACTGGTCCTGCTCCCAGGCAATGGCCCCTGGGTGAATAACACAGACTCTGTCGATATTACCGTAAATGGAAGTACGACAGTAGAAGTGCCGGTACAGCCTTATTTCATTATCAAAAACGCAAGGGCCACTAAAACCGGAACAACGGTAAATGCTACCTTCACAATTGAAAGGATCAATACCTCCCATACGCTGGAGTCGGCGACACTGTACCTGGGAAAAACGAATATTGCAGATGCGGTCAATAACCTCAAAGCTCAGGTGGTAGGTGCAGATGCGTTAGGAGACATTACAGGCCCTGTTACGATCAGTACGGACATTCCTTCCACCCTGACAGGAGAAACGTTTTTTTTCGCCCGTATAGGCGTTAAAACGGCCGGTGTCGGGGAGCAGATCTATACGCAACCAATTAAAATTGAATAGATAGGACTCATAATCACTCCTGTTAAGCCCGCCAGAAGCGTTTCAACTTTTTGGCGGGCTTTATAATATCCTGTAAACCAATTGAACAAAGCAAGTAGCATCTTTTGGTTTAAAACATTATTTTTATTCAAAATGTAGAAGAATGTACCTGGAAATACTGAAGCAGAACCTACTATCCCGATGGAAACAGGCATTTCACGAGTTTGATCGCTTACAGGAATATAAAACCAATGTCACCTCAGAAAAATATATCCCAGGCTTCCGGTATAACCTTGCAGATTATGGTACACCCGCGTTTCTGCAACCTGAAGAGAAATTATTTCCTGTAGCCACCGTCAGGGAAATCAACGACTATCATTTTTATGGCTTCTCTGCCGACGGATTGCCCTGTTATACTTCCTATGGCAATGCAGTCAGCAATGTATTCTGGCAGGGGTATTATTCCTACGGTAAGGAATGGGTCGAGTATGTGGAATACAATGTCGGTACAAAAATACCATCTTGCATCAAAAGGATCCAGTACGATGAAAACGGACAGAAAGTGGCCTGGCAATCTTTACTGGTGATGGGAAGGGGAGAAGGAGACGCTTATATGGACATGGACACGGAAGAGAAAATGGCCAGTATCATGGATCATGAGCATTCCCTGTTCTGCAACGTTGAAAAATATGAGCTGTCAGCAGGGCGCATTGAGAAAGCCCATTGCCTGAGCATTACACCCGGCGCCGGTGAATCTGAATACGAGAATATCTACAAATACAACAGCACTGGCGAGTTGGATGAGATCAGAACGGTCTATGCCTCCGGAACAAGTAAATTGTCTTATGCCCGGCCGGATGAAAAGCCGAACATACAAATCTTAATGGCTACAGTCGCGGAGAGCATGGCCATAGCCATCACCGATACGCTGGAAGAACATAAAGTAGAAACTCCTTTATCGCTGCTGGAATTGAGTTATCACTATGCAGATGTTTATATTCCTTCCCTGTCGCCCCGCTCAGTAGCTTTTACCAAAAAGATCTCAAAGCAACATCCTGACGAAGACATTTTTGATCTGATCTTCCTCGCTACTGAGCTGGATCATGTATATCTTGACATTGCGGCTGAAAAATTTGAACGTCCCTTTACTCAACTGATGCAGATCATCAGCAAAGAAGAGAAATGGGAAATGGGGAGTATTTTGCTACGTAAGGTGGCGCATATTCTCACGACAGGAAAATTGTTTGGCAGATTACCGGTAGGAGATGAGTTTGCAGCATATGCTGTTGACTGGGGGATGGAAATGGAAGATTTTGAAGATGTACTGCGGGAATGCGGCGTATCGGGGAAAATGATCGGCTCCTGGAAGGAGCGGGGATGGTTATAACGATAGAACATCAGGACAGCACATAGCGCACAAACATAAAAAAGGTTACAGCCACGGGAGGGCTGTAACCAGATTTTCTGAAATAACCACTCTTCTGGGGGGATGTTTAATCAAAAAGTTTACAAAACTGCAAAACGAAAAAACTCATTATCCATACGGGTATAGGAAACATAACAAGATTGACCTCGTTACATGGAAATTCAACATAAATTCAAAAAGTATTGTCTCTAAATTGTCCCTAAAATTCTAAATAGTCCCCAAAATGAATGCTGTTTTTTACAAGCACAGATATAGAATAATTCTAATAATGATGGTACTTACGTAGGAATGGGCTTATACGGATTTAGAGAACAAAAAAAAATGTTAAATTTTTTCAGCACAGGAAATTTCTCATCCTATATTTGTGATGAATCAGATTTAAAATCAACCTATAATGGAATTTGCACAACCGGACAGGGAAATATTCAATCAGCTGGTAACAATGAGAATGCCATATGGTAAATACAAGGATGTATTGCTGTGCGACCTGCCGGTTTCTTACCTGGAATGGTTTCAGCGTAAAGGGTTTCCTGAGGGTAAGCTGGGAATGTTGCTGGCTACGCTGTACGAAATAAAAATGAACGGCCTTACGGGGCTGCTCACTCCCCTGAAAGGGAAATAGTATGTAGTATCACTTCACTTCTCTGAACACCACAATACCATTGTGACCGCCAAAGCCAAAAGTGTTGCTCATTGCTACGCTCACTTTCTTTTGCACCGCATCGCCCAATACGATCTGTAAGCCTGCAGGAATAGCCGGATCAGGGTTGGTGGTATTGATAGTAGGAGGTATGATACCGTTATTGATGCTCAATACAGACGCAATCGCCTCAATAGCACCCGCAGCACCCAGCAGGTGTCCTGTCATGGATTTAGTGGCACTGATAGACAGATGTTTCGGTGCTTCTCCAAACAGTGAACGGATAGCTGCCAGTTCGCTCAGATCTCCTACTGGAGTAGAGGTAGCGTGAGCATTCAGATAATCGACATCCTGCGGAGTGAGTCCTGCGTCTTCCAATGCTCTTTTCATTGCCTGTAGGGCTCCTAATCCTTCAGGATGTGTAGCGGTCATATGATAGGCATCCGCAGTCATAGCAGCGCCTGCTACTTCCGCATAAATATGTGCCCCTCTTGCTACCGCATGTTCATATTCTTCAAGTACCAGCGCAGCGGCGCCTTCTCCCATTACAAAACCGTCCCTTTCGGTATCAAAAGGCCTTGAAGCAGTAGCAGGATCATCATTGCGTGTAGACATTGCTTTCATGGCGCAGAATCCACCCACAGAAGCCTCTGTGATAGGGGCTTCAGAACCTCCTGTAATGATCACTTTTGCCTTACCCAGCCTGATATAGTTCAATGCGTCCATAATCGCAGTATTGGAAGTGGAGCAGGCAGAAACGGTCGTATAATTGATACCCATCAGGCCGAACCTGATAGAGATCATACCGGAGGCCATATTAGCGATGAGCTTAGGTACGAAAAAAGGATTAAAGCGTGGCACATAATTGCCCACTGTATATTCTTTAACCTGTTCCTCGAAGGTCAGCATGCCGCCCTGGCCGGAGCCCCAGATGACGCCACTGTCAAACGGGTCCATTTTAGAAAAATCCAGTCCTGAATCAGTCACGGCCTGTTGTGCAGCGATCAGCGCATATTGAGTAAATGGATCTGTTTTGCGTATATCATTCCGGTCCAGCAATTTCGCCGGATCATAGTCCTTTAGTTCACAGGCAAACTGCGTTCTGAAAGGATCCGGATTGAACTTTGTAATACGTGCAGCTCCGCTCTTACCTGCTACCAGGTTGTTCCAGAAATCAGTTACATTATTACCAATAGGCGTTAATGCGCCCAAACCGGTAATGACTGCTCTTTTTAATGTTTGCATGTAATTTGTTTATTAGCTTATTTGATTATACCTGATTATAATTTTGTTGTATACATTGGTATGTTGTTGGGAGCCATGAAACCGCAACGTATTTCACCCTCCCAACAATCATTTCCCCGCTCCTAAATCCTTCAGCAACTGATGCGTGATCTTGGGAAACACTTTATTCCCCATCACCCTGCTCAACAGCAACGACGCAAGAAGATTAGTTATCACAAGCAAGGCCCTGTCATACGGCTCCCCATCAAAACGGAACAAGCCCTTTTCACGCCCTTTTTCCAGACACGCGCTGGTCCATTTCAAAATCGCCCCCGACAGATCCGTGATCTTTTCCTGTAAGGGCTCCGGCAAGGTATCGTAATCCGGCGACAATGACCCCATCAAACACACCAATCCTTCCTTATGCTTTTTACTGAACGTCTCAAACAGGAACTTCAGCTGCTTATCCTCCGGTTGGTTCGCCAATCTGGCAGTACTTGCCATAAATTGTTGCAGCTCAACATCTATAACCGCTATCCCGAGATCTGTTTTTGTAGGAAAATGATAGTGTATAGCCGCGTTCTTTATCTCCAGGGGATCAGATATATCCTTGTAGCTAAAGGCGTTATACCCCCTTGTCTTGATCAGCTGGTCCGCCAGCGAAACAATTCTTTCTTTAGTATCCTGCATGGCGCAAAGTTACTTACTTGTAAGTAAGTAAGCAAATTATTCCCCCCTGGCATTCTTATTGAGCATAAATTGTCAAAATAAACACAACATGGCTGCAACACACAATAAAGAACTCGTAAAAACTCTGGAACAATTATTAACAGGAGGCCACGCACACGCTACATTCGAGGACGCCGTAAAAGGGCTGCCAGCTGAACTGAGGGGAGTGGTGCCGGAAGGAATGCCTTATAGTATCTGGCAATTGGTAGAACATATCCGCATAACGCAATGGGATATACTGGAATTCTCCCGCGATGCGAAACATCAATCGCCATCATGGCCGGAAGGATACTGGCCCAAAGAAACAGCGCCTGCAAATGAGGCTGACTGGAAAAAATGCCTGGCACAGATCAAAAGTGATCTGAAAGAATTTATTGATCTGCTGAAAGACCCGGATGCCGATCTGTATGCGCCATTCCCGCATGGCGATGGACAGCACCTGCTACGGGAAGCACTGCTGATAGCAGATCATACCAGTTATCATACCGGCGAAATTATCGTGCTCAGAAGATTGCTGGGCGCCTGGAATGTATAAAAACAAGGGAGGCTGCCCCTGATGGAAACATCAGCAGACAGCCTCCTATTTTTTCTCTGGCATTATATGCACAACCACATACAGTCAGCAAACCATCTGCGACTGTCAAAGAAATCAGCAACCGTTTCAAAGCCCGACTGTGTTGCCATCTGTCCGATGGATTCCAGATCGTACTTCTGCGATATCTCCATATATACAGGCTCATGCAGCCCGAAATGGAAAGTATGATCGCCGATCTTTACATCCTGCTCTTCCAGGCTCACAAGATAGCTTTTACAAGCGCCTGTACCCGGATCGTAGGTAGGATAATGATCAAACTTGCTGATATCAAAATTACCGCCCAGCTCCTGGTTAATGCGCTTCAGCAGGTTCAGGTTAAAATCCCTCGTAAAACCAGCTGCATCATTATAGGCATCCAGGATGATCTGCGGATGTTTTTTCAGGTCAAAACCAATGATCACGATGTCGCCCGGCTGCAGGTAATTCCGCAGCTGACGACAGAACTTTCTCGCCTCGGGAGGAGTGAAGTTGCCAATATTACCACCCATGCATAACACGACTTTCGTCTTTCGTGATAATATTCCCGCTTGCTGCAACATGTCGAAATACTCTCCGTGCAGTCCATGCACCTTCAGCGCCGGTAACTGCCTGGGTAATGACCGCTCCAGCTGGGTGATCACATTGCCGGAAATATCCACCGGGTAATATGTAAAATCCTGTCCCGTCTTTAATAATTCCTTCAGCAGGTGAATGGATTTTGTCGCATCTCCCGCACCCAGTTCCACCACATCGAAATGTCTTGTATGAGAGAGGATCGTCTGGCTGATCACAGCAGACTGCTCCCGCAATATTTCCATTTCACAATTGGTCAGATAGTATTCATGGCAACGCATGATCTCCTGGAAAAGACGATCTCCTTCGGCATCATAGAAATACTTGGAATCCAGGTATTTGTTTTTTGCACTGAGCCCGCGGATAACATCCTGGGAGAATATCTCCTGTTGGTCCTGTTTTAAAGGAACTAATACCGTATGCATTACAGAGGTGGTGGCCATAATGTAATTATTAGTGTAATAGAATAAATTTATTTCGCCAGTCTGATACCGGTAAACTGCCATCTCAGTGAAGGATGGAAGAAATTACGATAGGTAAGACGGCTGTGATTGGGCGGTGTTACTTCTGAACCTCCGCGCAGCACCATCTGGCTGACCATGAATTTACCGTTGTATTCCCCGATGGCGCCTGGTGCTTTGGTAAAGCCCGGGTACGGAAGGTAAGCACTCTCGGTCCATTCCCAGCGTTGTCCCCACGACAGTTTGGGCGCTGCAGCTTCCCATTCAAATTCAGTCGGAAGACGCATGCCTTTCCACGAAGCATACGCAGTAGCTTCATAGTAACTGATATGACATAAGGGATCATCGCCAGCCACAGGTTGCAATCCCTGCCAGGTATAATGCTGCCACTGGCCATCTACAAAATGCCAGTATAAGGGTGCTTTCACCTGCTCTCTTTTCACCCAATCCCAGCCCTCTGCATGCCAGTGCCGGAAATCGCTGTAACCGCCGGCTTCCATGAATTCCAGGTATTCCGCATTGGAGACTAGCCGTGTGCTGATCTGGTAATCCTGCAGGTAAACAGTATGTCTGCCTAGTTCATTGTCGAAACAAAATCCGTCGCCCTTATAACCGATCTCATACAGTCCCGCCGGCATCTGCAGGAAAGGCTGTTCGGTAGCCGGTGCTGTATAGCTGGTAACTGCTGTATCGGAATATGCCGGCATCAGGGGATTGTGCCCCAGTATGTACTTGATATCCGTATATAATAATTCCTGGTGCTGTTCTTCATGGTTCAGTCCTAAGACGATCAGGGCACGTATTTCATCGCTTAACGCTGTGTCAAGGAAAGACTGCATGGCTTTGTCAACGTGCTCACGGTAACGCATAATGTCTTCAACCGCAGGGCGGCTTAAGTTGCCCCTGTCCGTGCGGATCACACGGGCGCCAACCGTTTCGTAATAACTATTGAATACGAAATTGTAGTTGG from Chitinophaga filiformis carries:
- a CDS encoding L-histidine N(alpha)-methyltransferase is translated as MATTSVMHTVLVPLKQDQQEIFSQDVIRGLSAKNKYLDSKYFYDAEGDRLFQEIMRCHEYYLTNCEMEILREQSAVISQTILSHTRHFDVVELGAGDATKSIHLLKELLKTGQDFTYYPVDISGNVITQLERSLPRQLPALKVHGLHGEYFDMLQQAGILSRKTKVVLCMGGNIGNFTPPEARKFCRQLRNYLQPGDIVIIGFDLKKHPQIILDAYNDAAGFTRDFNLNLLKRINQELGGNFDISKFDHYPTYDPGTGACKSYLVSLEEQDVKIGDHTFHFGLHEPVYMEISQKYDLESIGQMATQSGFETVADFFDSRRWFADCMWLCI
- a CDS encoding TetR/AcrR family transcriptional regulator, which produces MQDTKERIVSLADQLIKTRGYNAFSYKDISDPLEIKNAAIHYHFPTKTDLGIAVIDVELQQFMASTARLANQPEDKQLKFLFETFSKKHKEGLVCLMGSLSPDYDTLPEPLQEKITDLSGAILKWTSACLEKGREKGLFRFDGEPYDRALLVITNLLASLLLSRVMGNKVFPKITHQLLKDLGAGK
- a CDS encoding DinB family protein, with the translated sequence MAATHNKELVKTLEQLLTGGHAHATFEDAVKGLPAELRGVVPEGMPYSIWQLVEHIRITQWDILEFSRDAKHQSPSWPEGYWPKETAPANEADWKKCLAQIKSDLKEFIDLLKDPDADLYAPFPHGDGQHLLREALLIADHTSYHTGEIIVLRRLLGAWNV
- the egtB gene encoding ergothioneine biosynthesis protein EgtB; this encodes MQLKNDFNTVRKRSMHICAPLKTEDYVVQPVVDVSPPKWHLGHTTWFFETFLLKPHFPGYKEFDPNYNFVFNSYYETVGARVIRTDRGNLSRPAVEDIMRYREHVDKAMQSFLDTALSDEIRALIVLGLNHEEQHQELLYTDIKYILGHNPLMPAYSDTAVTSYTAPATEQPFLQMPAGLYEIGYKGDGFCFDNELGRHTVYLQDYQISTRLVSNAEYLEFMEAGGYSDFRHWHAEGWDWVKREQVKAPLYWHFVDGQWQHYTWQGLQPVAGDDPLCHISYYEATAYASWKGMRLPTEFEWEAAAPKLSWGQRWEWTESAYLPYPGFTKAPGAIGEYNGKFMVSQMVLRGGSEVTPPNHSRLTYRNFFHPSLRWQFTGIRLAK
- the fabF gene encoding beta-ketoacyl-ACP synthase II — translated: MQTLKRAVITGLGALTPIGNNVTDFWNNLVAGKSGAARITKFNPDPFRTQFACELKDYDPAKLLDRNDIRKTDPFTQYALIAAQQAVTDSGLDFSKMDPFDSGVIWGSGQGGMLTFEEQVKEYTVGNYVPRFNPFFVPKLIANMASGMISIRFGLMGINYTTVSACSTSNTAIMDALNYIRLGKAKVIITGGSEAPITEASVGGFCAMKAMSTRNDDPATASRPFDTERDGFVMGEGAAALVLEEYEHAVARGAHIYAEVAGAAMTADAYHMTATHPEGLGALQAMKRALEDAGLTPQDVDYLNAHATSTPVGDLSELAAIRSLFGEAPKHLSISATKSMTGHLLGAAGAIEAIASVLSINNGIIPPTINTTNPDPAIPAGLQIVLGDAVQKKVSVAMSNTFGFGGHNGIVVFREVK
- a CDS encoding DUF3820 family protein, with translation MEFAQPDREIFNQLVTMRMPYGKYKDVLLCDLPVSYLEWFQRKGFPEGKLGMLLATLYEIKMNGLTGLLTPLKGK
- a CDS encoding DUF3823 domain-containing protein; protein product: MNKILPLPFIIMLLCTIATGCKKDNYEKPGSILSGRVVYNKEAVGVRSNGVQLELWQHGFQLFTKIPVYIAQDGTFSASLFDGDYKLVLLPGNGPWVNNTDSVDITVNGSTTVEVPVQPYFIIKNARATKTGTTVNATFTIERINTSHTLESATLYLGKTNIADAVNNLKAQVVGADALGDITGPVTISTDIPSTLTGETFFFARIGVKTAGVGEQIYTQPIKIE
- a CDS encoding RagB/SusD family nutrient uptake outer membrane protein; amino-acid sequence: MKRLYMISLLTLLLAGCMKDWLDREPRTILSDEQVWNDPKQIVALLANFYDRIPAETGLGDVNDGADGRLFQWRNMADYDEAMWSGQSNEDGRNNIASYSFGRWYLWNYTYIRDINLALENIEKYGVSLSDDAKKQYSAELRFLRALNYFNLVKRMGGVPLVTRQLIYDYSGNVADLQQARAKESEVYDFIAAEIDAIKDQLGNASSTTRANKYTALALKSRAMLYAGSIAKYNSLMPVPIATPGGEVGIPGSMANGYYQKALDASKEIINSGAYTLYRNNPDPGENFFEAVTKKASNREVIFVKDYLLPTRKHWFSYDNIARGIREDNLGSSSVVPSLNLVESFEYKDGSNGALKIRTPDNSDYIYYDKLSDIFANKDARLYGTIIYPGTSFKSLPVSIQAGVLVWKSDRNAYDVIEGSDLGTTYSDGKLLTGSSGPHRSIQEVSNTGFYLRKYIDPNDKTSTRGIQSDVWWVWFRLGEIYLNATEAAFELGQTGDALLYINALRERAGFGPNSLSSLTIDRIRNERRVELAFEDHRLWDLKRWRIADKVWNGDASNPNAMIYALYPYRVVRPGDPARDGKYVFVKMIAPRFRAPRFFQLGNYYTAISQSVLNNNPKIIKNPFQ